One part of the Thermodesulfovibrio sp. 3462-1 genome encodes these proteins:
- the cas1b gene encoding type I-B CRISPR-associated endonuclease Cas1b, translating into MKRTIYIFSDGELKRKGNTLYFETEEGKKYIPVENTSELFIFGEVSINKRLLEFLTESEIIMHFFNYYGYYVGSYYPRQHLNSGYMILKQAEHYLDPSKRLILARKFVEGAVENIKKVLAYYKNRGKQLEKYIQKIESISQSLQSCKDTEGLMAIEGNIREQYYYAFDRILDNEHFIFEGRTRRPPKNRLNALISFANSILYTVCLSEIYHTHLDPRIGFLHTTNFRRFSLNLDVAEVFKPIIADRVIFTLVNKGIIKPQHFEQKLDGIVLNEKGREVFVREMDERLKATFEHRGLGRHVSYRQLIRLELYKIEKHLIGDEEYRPFITSW; encoded by the coding sequence ATGAAAAGGACGATTTACATATTTTCAGATGGCGAACTAAAAAGAAAAGGAAACACACTCTATTTTGAAACTGAAGAAGGCAAAAAATACATCCCTGTAGAAAACACATCAGAACTTTTTATCTTTGGTGAAGTTTCAATAAACAAGAGACTTCTTGAATTCCTCACAGAAAGCGAAATTATAATGCACTTTTTCAACTATTACGGCTACTATGTGGGCTCATACTATCCAAGACAGCATCTGAATTCTGGATATATGATACTAAAGCAGGCTGAACATTATCTTGACCCATCAAAACGGCTCATCCTTGCAAGGAAATTTGTAGAGGGTGCTGTGGAGAACATAAAAAAGGTGCTTGCTTATTATAAAAATAGAGGAAAACAACTGGAAAAGTATATTCAGAAAATAGAATCAATTTCTCAATCGCTACAATCCTGTAAAGACACAGAGGGATTGATGGCGATTGAGGGAAACATAAGGGAGCAATACTACTATGCCTTTGACAGGATTCTGGATAATGAGCATTTTATATTTGAAGGTAGAACAAGGAGACCACCAAAAAATCGGCTAAATGCCCTTATTAGTTTTGCAAATTCTATTCTCTATACAGTCTGTCTTAGCGAAATATATCATACCCATCTTGACCCCAGGATTGGTTTCTTGCATACCACGAATTTCAGGAGGTTTTCACTTAATCTTGATGTAGCAGAGGTCTTTAAGCCGATCATTGCAGACAGGGTGATATTTACACTGGTAAATAAAGGAATCATTAAACCACAGCATTTTGAACAGAAGCTTGACGGAATTGTTTTGAATGAGAAGGGGAGAGAGGTTTTTGTAAGAGAGATGGATGAGCGGCTCAAGGCAACTTTTGAGCACAGAGGGCTCGGCAGACATGTGTCTTACAGACAATTGATAAGGCTTGAACTCTACAAGATAGAGAAGCATCTCATAGGGGATGAAGAATACAGACCTTTTATAACCTCATGGTAG
- the cas4 gene encoding CRISPR-associated protein Cas4, with the protein MVNSMHPTGTLIWYYYICPREVWLMSRQLTPWQENPFIEIGRLLSEEAYKRERKEIHLENIVIDLLKTEGENVVIGEVKKSSRFEKSARMQLAFYLWRLKQLGIEATGQLLFPKEKKKIIVTLTKELKAELIEAQAQIKEIIKMEIPPQAQKTKFCSKCGYQEFCWS; encoded by the coding sequence ATGGTGAATTCAATGCACCCCACTGGAACCCTTATCTGGTATTATTACATCTGCCCCCGGGAGGTCTGGCTTATGTCAAGGCAGCTTACACCATGGCAGGAAAATCCATTTATTGAGATTGGCAGGCTACTGTCAGAAGAAGCATACAAAAGGGAAAGAAAAGAGATTCATCTTGAAAACATTGTTATAGATTTGTTAAAAACAGAAGGTGAAAATGTGGTGATTGGTGAGGTTAAGAAAAGCTCTCGTTTTGAGAAAAGTGCAAGGATGCAACTTGCCTTTTATCTGTGGAGGCTAAAACAACTCGGTATTGAAGCTACTGGGCAACTTCTCTTTCCAAAAGAAAAGAAAAAAATCATTGTTACCCTTACAAAAGAGCTTAAAGCCGAGCTCATTGAAGCGCAAGCCCAGATTAAAGAAATAATTAAAATGGAGATACCTCCGCAAGCACAAAAAACAAAATTCTGTTCAAAATGTGGTTATCAGGAGTTTTGCTGGTCATGA